The following nucleotide sequence is from Aedes aegypti strain LVP_AGWG chromosome 3, AaegL5.0 Primary Assembly, whole genome shotgun sequence.
cggagagttttgggcgcagtttaaccatcaccagctagtggtcagagtcgatgttagcgccacgaagGATCCTGACGACGATAATGTCgtagaagtgccgtccatcaatcagaacgtggtcgatttgtgattctgtctgctgtggtgatctccaggtgtatcggtatggaaggctgtgctggaagtaggtgctacgaatggacatattcttggaggcggctaaatcaattagtcgtaagccggcCAACCTGAGtatttagatctcctatgatgattttaacGTCGTGGCTtaggcagctgtcgtactcgcattcgagcgcgtaaaaagcgtaaagtgcttccggagtgagggcgtAGCACGTTTATTATAAAAAAGACCTGAATAATCGGCTATAGTTTTGATGGATGATACCAAACAATTTCAATTCTCGAACAGACGTAATAATGGTTTACTAAactgcgttcccataagcttggcacagatgtttagaAACAAATGAGCCCATGCATGCCATAAAACTTTTAAACTTTTACTGTACGCGCTGTTTTCAaattgcccgtgagagagagagcgagacagcaccaacacacggcgcgcATTGAAAGTCAAatgaacaaaagaatttatgacacgtacagaggctcattagCCATTTATCGTAAATTTTTGGTGTCCCGGGGtggcgaaaatggtcatttgtacaCGGAAAAAcattctgtggtaaaaaattactattgtagctgactatgcccattcttgaaactaccatggaatttcagaccaatttactatgtttacggtacatcccaccacattccTGGTATATTTGACAgaaaaaatttacaacaatcacATTTCGATAACAggcatggtaaaatcaagcggatttctggtctgctgaaaattgtcggtgcgagcgcttaagttaaccccctaaaatggtagcttttaccgcacaatttttgtGTGTGTAGGATCAATAAAAAGCAGGAAACATGgttattcaattcaatcatttcTCAATAGGTTCCAACTGATGCGTTATTcttaaggggcgatccattaattacgtaagacaattttcggggtttttcaaatCCCCCCTCCTcctatggtaagattttttgtatgaaaatcaaaaatatattgtatggcgcgtaagaaatctcaaaacctccctccccccataaacccttacataattaatggacagcccctaaaaTTCCTTGATACAGTGGCCACATTAGAGATGAATCCGAAAACTATCTATGACTTGAGATTTGCCTATCTCCAGGAGCACAAATGCACagcacccgacttgacccagtataactccggccacaggaaaaTTCTTGAGATCGAGATATGTGTACAAACTAATAAAAACTATAATTAAGACTCTTTAGTACAAACATACTGACAAAAAAGAATTGGAATCCGTtaagtagggagccggatcctattcttggcacttttgattcacttcggcagtggggttttttgaaagctacagagctcatatttggccacaatgcaTCGTGTCGTACTGATGCGCTTCTCATtacaaagtttcagaaaattcggccgagaaaaactcccatgccaaagtgaatcatggaagtgcccaagtagttctgcaCCCTACCTATATTCGCTGAGCGAGGAGAGTTTAATTCTTTTTTCTCTTTCACTTGGGTTAAGATCAGGAGCACCAAATTTGTATTGTATATTGTATTCTATTGTAAAATTAATTTGTTTTCAAGAAAAGGGACGATTTGAacatgacgtccatcgtttttcaggATTTATGGACCCCTCCCCTCCCCACTCTgacacgctttttccaataccttttacacgtactgtcacactttcgtagacccctcccctcccccaaatgatggacgtcatttttgaatgaccccaAAGGAATTTCGGATGCTAAACATTCGACTTTCAAGAAATAGGTTGTTGTGAAATACGTATAACTATATAACTGATTCGAGCAAATCCTCAAAAATATAAGTCTGTCTATTATACATTAGTAATAGTTTATGAATTAAATAAATGAGTAACGTGGCTGTTCAGGTCCCGTACTTTTTTCATTATTGACTTCTATTTTTCCATTGATTGAGTTGGGAATTGTTTGCTAAAAAGAGGaatagaaacaaattttcatgatAAAACTATAACTTTTTTACAGATAATAATGCAAACCTGTTTGGGTCCTTTCGGATCGGCTCCCTTAACAGCCCGCGTCAGATTCATCTTCTGTTCCTCATAGCTACGTCGCATTTGCAGTGCTCTCCGGTGCTGCCAACGGAAATAGGCATACGTAACGATGCCTATTAGGATCAGCGTTACCAGCAGGATCAGCAGAATCAGGTTATTGTTGTGAGTGAGGAAGAAGACGGGCACACATCCCACCAGCAGCAGTAGAATTATGACTATTGAGAACAGGATGCCAACCTTGTAACACCCGTAGTGTTTCTCTGAAAAGAAATTTTGCGAAGAAGAAAATCTTTATGAATACTGTTTGTGAAACAATGTAAGTACGGTATATGTCTGTAATCAAATAAATATGTTTGCAGAGAGTAAGAAGCCAGTAGGTATTGGAATTCATAGCACGTTTTATTTGACAAAAGTTTGCCAAACATCGCAATGTAAGTTGGGGTCTGGGAGAGCAAGTCCATAGAAGTAGGTCATTTGAGGGAGAATCACGTGTCTAATCTTCACTCAACGTGACACAACTGCGCTTAGGGGGAATATTAAACTTCATATTTCAGTTTCCGCACGCAATCATATTGTTAACTGTTTGCTTCCTTTGGTCGATTAGTTGCCGTTATTGTAGGCGAGACTGGGGAGACTTGATCTCCTATTCTTAATGCGGTTGTAACTTCGCAgagaaattaaatttcaatgagATTGCGTTATTTTGCATGATCATAAATTACGGGATGGTTATAACATGATGAGATGGTTATTAAGATATTTGAAAGTTAGTTTATCCAATGATCTTATGACGGTTTTATGTTCAGTGACTCTCGGTTTTCTTTTAAATACATGTACTAAAGGAGCCCAACGGTGCACATCGTACCCTTTTGCTGTGCGTACATAAATTCTTCCTGCTCCCAGAgatgtttttttataaactacctaaagcaataaaacagtacttctcagtgctacaaaaaataCTTTTCAGTGCAAGTTTTTCTACCTATTGATTCCTTTTCGATCCTTATTTGGACCAGTGCCTTCggtttttcgttggacccgttagtgaaAGCTAACGGTGGTGATCCTTATTTGAcactgtattgaaaaaaaaaaactcttataaGGTCACTTCTTCTTTAGTTTATTCACCAAATATGGTTGAAACCACGAACACAAGGAAGCGTGAATCTCAGAATTTAcaatattcttccaaaaaagttgGTTTCAAAGCTGTCACTAAATGTGGCAAAAATGGTGCCGCCAATCGTGGTTGATTGTTCCGAATCTGGAGGATTggggcaggagatcttgaactccattagaggaatcaaggtttccttccaaatcacaaagaaaggagattgtagcattttgtcggaaactcttaaagatcgtgagcttcttctcaaacatgttgaaaaaagatgcacaattttttacttattgCGACAAAACTcaacgtttgttcaaggtcgCCTTGAATGGTCTCTCAGGTGACTATAATatagatcaaaaataaaataaacgatTAACTTACTCCACAGTCCAAGTAATAATTATGAAAAAGGGAACACATTCTAGCATTCGAGGGAAtaggctttctcaagaatattatttagctcACTTTGACAGATGTTCTAATTCACTTATTTCTCATCTTAAGAtcgattttgtttcaaaatattatgactcatgtttttttttcatattcgacCCAACCATCTACTCTGTAGAGAGTTTTATGGCGACAACATTCTAGACCGTAGAATCTAGAGCTGTAGGCCGCCGGGGCGCTTCCCCCTGTTATGCTAATCAATTGACCTCTTTTTATTGCGTTCGTTTATGTAGATACCGTAATCTTTTGCTAAGCGAAAAATAAATGAGCGGCACATATGGGCACGTGAACCGTACCTACAGCTTGTCGTGGAGAATGCTGCAAAGTGCGGGAGTATGCAGAAAACGAATAGACCGAGCCTGTCTTCTGAAGCGTTTCCTCAGGGCTGTAGTAGAGTTCGGAAGTAATTATCGGGATTTTAAGTTGTGCCTAGTATGTAATTGTTTTAAGGTTGGATTCATGTAGttatgttgtcacgatgagaggcgTTCCATAAATTTGTCAGATGAAGTGAAGTATCTAGGACTTATGCTAGATAAACAATTGCCttttaaaaattacattgagggcagtcaagccaaatgtaacaaatatgtaaaatgtctgaaTTACAGGAAAATCAAAGCATTctcttaagaacaaacttttgatcttcaaacaaatcttcAGGTCAGTCATGTTATATGCTGTACCAAGTGGTAggttatttggcataaagtcgtttggcataatccgcctgaaaccaagaatttcttaagatgacatttgTTTTTacatttctattgaatcttgttgtggagtcaattgatacagaATGTCACTTTTTCAACAATTCACCTgcctttcaaacattctatgcttttttttaaatgaggtaattataattataggtataaaactaaagtttttaaatttaaataaatttaagcttcttttaaacataggctgttctgtggatctatattttttagatatttttttgttttcaactgacaaaagggcggcaaccgataacattgatctgctcaagttatcagcgaaaagagaaatcgattactgtagtaacttcgatgggttgtgctacttttccccgaacgccagttctccgaatgtcagttctccgaatatcccgcttccccgaatagcccacaTCCTCGAACAGTTTTTGGCACTCCTAATTGTCgcaactttatacatttcagggtggtgaacgaattggtcatctgatatgcacccttctttatttaattggcgcttctttcaagttttaccgtactcagcatttttgccaacatgtgtatagccgagaatgacagaatacctccttcttttgattgctttctCGTTCACCATATAGCCACTGAAGACTACTATAGCActtatttaaccctctaatacccaaccccgcctttagacagcgtacactttggaattttgtgtattttttcttagctcgaaaatcaaaatgattttatttttggtttaaactttaaaccttgactcataacacgcatataagaaaagttttgtatagcttttgaaacttttttgtatttttgaaaattgtttgaaaaattgtattcttatataacctacaaatagggttacatatttctcaggagcacataaatgtactgacgagcctccaaccaaaccgtctcttagctcatcggaatcctagtgtgctgcgcttgctggaggctcacgaaaattctaaaagcgcgcgcttgGTGATGTGCTTTCGGGGAGACTCGCCTCATGCGCTgttcggcgctacggctcgccatcggtatccaagttgtgaaacaactgcttagtaacgaagagcctctacaactattttcgcttCATTatacaggtgtctagatggtctataTGATATGGTtgaagactcgcgatccaagagttacaacTTCGATCCccattgaaaacttttgtaatcacttcaattattgcgctgaattttaaacagcacatgtgatggagcgcatgagaccgcagtgagacacatttCAAGAAagatgaggcgcaccaaaaaaggcctcacaatgtacagcgctcccgtgcgcttgcaagcaatgaggctcctgcacctaaggctacagcacgtgcacagtaactctacctacaaatgcctggggttcatttaacgtgtaatataaaaatcgtacctttaatatttttctacgatcagcctatcacagaagaagagcttgatggtattaaaataatttcaaacctgttttacgttaattacacggaaaataaaaaaaaaacaggaaataaattaaaaatttaatattttttagagtattgtgaaaatttgaatttttcttattgccaaaaatcagtaactaggaaaggcttcaagaaaaaatggaaaaggatagggatgttcaaaaataaaaattataaaaatcaaaaaccaaaattcattgatttgcgaataaaaaataaatcattgcccaaaaccagtttagaacgattttagataactaaataTGATAtttagatttaaaataaaaatttgggtattagagagttaaactgcaccacttttcgggaaaatggcattcggaaaaaatatacgtcattcggggaactggtattcgggaaaccgacattcggaAAATCGACATTGGGgggaaagtagcacaatcacttcgatgattctaaacggaatttcatcatcaacgTTTTATTATGcctcaataatttttggcgtccaagattctattggtttaatcatcaatttttaaaataagctgttctcTATATTTAAGcatattgttttaaatattattatttagtTAAGCTAAATGTCAACCATTttcatattttgctgttttatcaattcatGCTAGACGTTCTGTCAAAATGATGTGTtgctatagtggaggatccaaTAAGATAACAACGGATACTGCAACTATAGGAacgcaaattaaaaatatacagtGTAGGTACTATTTTTCACAGACATGCCGTTggctactgcgatgaaatcattttttcattATGGTCGtttcttcccgttacaacattaatatgttcattatttgcgcttcttgaatttaagcGATTAAATGAAgatcaatcgtgcttagtacctccactattggtacatctaccctgtGTGTGAAGCGAAATCATGTGTGATTTATGAAGAAAACAAACGTTTGAGTACAGTcgtctctccacatctcgatatccaagggaccatcgatatAGGGAGAgttcgagacaaagaacaatgttttgatgaatactagattgaaaaacactccgttgccaagaaagtaatacacaaacaaacgtcattttgcgctcttaatttgttttgaatcccaaaagtttggtctagtaaccttcgataatggtcatatcgacatacggagagaaaattgagaacgaaaaatcaacagaaacacatcgagatatggagatatcgagatagggaggATATCGAAATAtgaagagtgaaaatgtatgcagactgaagggacgtatgaaatctcgcataatctgggataacgccctaaaagccattggtaacaaCGTGTGTAGCtggttgtttctgagcaaatgaataaataagcatcgaaaccaacaccactgacatgtagagaatgatcctttcttcaccatagcgttgttaaaaaacgtgtaactccattcaaattctcagaaacaacgagctacacacatggttaccaatggcttttagggcgagatcataagttatgcgagaaatcatcgacatagggatagatatcgagatgtagaacatcgagatgtggagagtcgactgtagttcgtTTGATAGTGGCGTCCATCCGTACTCCGTCATCAAAGCAAAGTGATGTTATTTGAGAGAGCCTTGCCTAATGCTCAGAGAGATTCTCAGCAACGGCACATGGGAGTTTTAGCACACAGAAAAGAATGGGTGCAACACAATTTATATTGCACTAGCACGTCTCTTTCAAATTGAACGTGCTGTATCCCGGCAGCGCGTGCTGCACCGAAAGAGATTTGAGTCGCACCCTATCCCTGCCTACAGCTGACGTCGTGACGCCAGTTGCGCGCGTTGTCTCAATTCTCGCAAACCACGCCATGGGCAATTTCTCTCTCGGATGCACTAAGTGGGGTGCACCAGATTTTACCTATACAACGCCACTGTTGGTCTAGAAATGCTAATACAAAGGCACATTGCTGCTGTGTTCATACATGCTATTCTCGTGCACAAGAGAGAGAGTATGCGGCTGGACTGGATATTCTCTGCAATACGATGGAAAAACGGGAAAGACGCACGGCAGTGTAACTTAAATCTTAATACTTAATagtttgcgaaaaaatatattaagtaATGGCATTTCTTCTTTATATCTTCCACATTCGCGTTCTCAACGCGAGTAACATCCTAATATcttttttatctcaaaaatcagtgatctgtgatcacagatatctgtaggcaagatcaagtaaaaatctgtgtaattacgtATAAATCTGTGTGTGTGGCTTCACTGCCAGGGCTGGCATCTCCTCAGTGCAAACAGAAAAACACAAATAGTTTGCACTTTGTGTTGATCATAAATGTGAGTGCAGTGCGACAGCATCACTTTCTCTTTGGTTCTTACCTCTTTGAGGCCTCTTTGTGTTTCTGCTCTCGCTGCAATGCATTCTTCGACATAAAGTGTTGATGGAAAATTATGAACACACACTCTTTGTGTGGCTACTAAATGGGGCGAGCTTCTATTGGAAAAAATGGGATAATTGTTGGAACGGGACTGACGAGTAGGTAACGGAAATGGATGTCGGATACCATTTTAGAATCCAAGAAGGCGActtctggtttgggaaaatcccTTCAAGACCATTCAATATGAATATTTTTGGAATGAGGCCGAAGAGTAGataacgaaaatcgatgtccgacgccatttttgaGTTCAACATGGCGACTCTTTCTACAaattacccatattgcataggtttgaatcgattttcacaaaccggaagtcgccatcttgaattccaaaacgacgtcggacatcgatttccgtcatctattCGTTGGTCTCTTTTCAAAAAACCCATGTTTTAAGGTAAAAAGAGCCAAATCGTGTACACTTTGAGTATGTTTGCCAACACACTCCGTCAGCATCACTCTTTGCGTAGTTGCTTACACTCTCttccagtgctgggaatggtaatagtagtaggcttgaatttcgagaaagtcacgtggctctctgactacagtagttcaaaaacgttgaatctcatcaagtagccaatggtgggtgcatgaattttctaaatcgttagtgtcattgaaggctctaaatgcgggaaatgcagcgggaagtagaacatttttctacagtaattttgagttgcccttagcaacgggtgttttgcaattttcaaggctttttgcctacagcagcaatgggcgtgagtttcactggcttcgctgactgtgattggctttgtttggctactgtagagtgaatttcagattttttcccaaccctgctctgTTCCCTACTGCGCACCCTCATTGTGTTCGTGTTGTTACACTTTGCGCGGGTCTGTTTCCTCTTTGTGCAGTGGTTGAATTTTGCTCTTTGCGCGCATTGTGCGAGTTGATGCCAGCCCTGATCATTGCTTGCTGGTTGAGCGAGCCCATGGAAGGGAAAATCAAACGGTGGAGACTGGGTTTGTTCGTTTGTTCACTGCGGGCAATGCACCAATTAGACAAAGAACATTTTCAAGCAACTGCATATTATGAATGTTGCGAGTATTGGgaattataaaattattcagGTATTGGACCAAAATTTTCTTCAGGCATTATTCCgatgatttcttcaggaattcatctatTGACTGTTTACCGGCCTTCTTATGATCATATTTCATTGATTTCgttaaaaatatctttaaaaattcaGCGTGGAACTTTGTTCAGTTTATCTTCATAGATTGCTTCATAGAATCCAACATTAAcctctccaggtattcctccgaaGTTTCTCTCACAAGATTCTCATGAAAGCTCTAAGTCTTCCTGGAGTGTCGATTTGTTTTACGAGGCTTCTCTTAAGATTCTTTCAATAAGTCCCTGGGAAAATCTATGAGAATTTCCAAACGAAGTTCTTaaagtaggggaaggggtggtaaaatgaacaccttaaggaaattaactcgtttctgatagaaaaacgagaaatttgtatagttctatcgcacaacatcaaaaatagggatgtaatctatagcagcgacatggattcagactaaaatagctaaattttcacatattttcatcgttatcaaaaagcgatgcaaatgttcatttaacctgcactatgtgggtaaaatgaacagcggttggtggtaaaacgaacaccatgccaaaaacgtgagcaaaacaaatatttctaaaaaaatttaTTGCCTctccgaaaatacatccattattgattgtaacccattcaaaaagaattctaaaggtatcagatttgatatcatatcataacgatttTCACCTCActaaaaaacctcaagtcttccgagctaaaagttacgtcaggtCTAATTTTCAAGCgttgttttctaaaatcttagtttttgttgatatttttacttcaattgaccttcgtatcaactcgaacactcagatttatgctctaaatcgtccgtgcgtgataaaaaataatcgaaattcgttttttctcggtaaaaggcacggtgttcattttaccacccctgttcatttttccaACACTTCCCCTATATATTCAGGAATGTTTTCAGGATTCGTCATGGAATTGTTAAGgattattttagtttttgttttgagaaattccttagaaaatctGAGACATATTTCTTTAACAAATCCTATAGTAATCTTCAAAGGAACCTATCAAAAGGAATAGATTACTAATATATTGcatgaaataattttcaatctttCGATAATGTATTCTGTAACAACACTCTAGAAATATATCGACCAAAATCCCGCCTTAATTTTGTGTATGAATGAACGAAATAAATGTAGTAGGAGCTGCCGATCtgaaaccttaaaaaaattgatgaattcttaaagatttcatttgaaaagttgctcgaaaaatctttgaaaaactgcaaaagttgaacgtgattggttgcgtaagaaaggggtcgacattttcccaattttcaatcGTTTGTTgtcgataatcaatagttttctccattcgagaaaAATGGTAaatacatttccgaccgatcggtgggaaaatattgaaaatctatcgataaatgactgagttattagcgttcaaaatcttacatagtttcgtgacggtcgcaaaattttagattttcgattgacacccagtatattgtcGTAAGACGAAGTTAACGtcaatattgtataatattggtcccaaaatggtgccttgaggaacactagctcttacaggaagtctttcagacctggagttctgataattaacctgaagtgtacgacttgaaagataactttgaattattctaacaatgtatgatggaaattttacgatcaaaccttcatgcaaaacactgtcgaatgctttttctatgtctagaataGTAAGACCAGTTTAATAACctttagatttgttggaacgaatcaaatttgttacacgtaaaagttgatgagtggtcgaatatcCATGGCGTAATCCGaattgttcattggcaaaaattgaattttcgttgatgtgggccatcaatctgttcaaaataccttttcaaaaagtttactgatggaggaaagca
It contains:
- the LOC5575337 gene encoding uncharacterized protein LOC5575337, encoding MSCFCCSCGGSSSATSGENGSRYPYGPDGGNVTEKHYGCYKVGILFSIVIILLLLVGCVPVFFLTHNNNLILLILLVTLILIGIVTYAYFRWQHRRALQMRRSYEEQKMNLTRAVKGADPKGPKQQTIPNSINGKIEVNNEKSTGPEQPRYSFI